The Chryseobacterium phocaeense genome includes the window TCAGACTGATATTATTTAACTGATATTTTTCAATCTCATCCTTAAGCCATGATCTGCATGCCCCATCACCTATTACAAAATACGTCACAGGCAGTTCTCTGGTCCTTTTTGCAACTTCTATCAATGGTTCCCAATCCTGGGCAAATCCAATATTCCCTGCATACATTACTTTCAAGGTATCATTTTCAGGAAATATAGACCTGTTGACCACTGGATGAAGTATCGGGTGATACAATTCCGTATCTACAAAATTAGCAATAATTTCAATCTTTTCAGGATCTTCCATTCTTTGGGCAAGCGTATCTCTGAAATTCTGATCTATTGTAATTAAAGAGTCTGACTGTTTATATACAAACCTTTCCAGTTTCTTAAGTATTTTCAAAACGGACTTTGACTTCATCTTCCCCTGATTGACAAAGAAATCCGGATAGATTTCCTGTACATTGTAGATAAATCTGGCTTTTTTCAGTTTTGCAAGCGCAATAGATACCAATGCTATCGTAAGAGGCGGTGAAGGACTGATGATAACATCTACATTCTTAATCTTCAATCCCAGGAAAAATGACAATACGTGCCAGTAAATCATAATAAACCCACGTAAAAGAACACTGTTGTATTTTTTCTGGGGTACATGATATACTTTTATCCCCTTATAATCACTGGTGTAATAGAGTCCGAGAAATTTTTTTTGAAATTTTGTCTTTACAAGATCGGATTCTACTTTATTGTAATGGGGCATAGTGGAAAGCACTTCCACTTCAAACCCGTTTTTCTTCAGGTTGTACGCAATATCATTATAAAGGTACGCTGTAGAAACTGCATCGGGTGCAAAAACAATACTGTGTATTAATACTTTTTTCGACATTGTGTTTTATTTGCTCCAAACAACTCTGTTAACGTAATCGGTATAACTCAGGATAATACGTACCATTTTCTCGGAAACATTCGGCATTGAATAATCGGAAACCGTTCTGTAATTTCTTTCTTTACCGGTTTTCTGCTGCTGAAGCTGGGTAAGGCCCTGCATAATTCTTTCAGGGGAAAGTCCTACCATCATTACAGATGCTTCTTCCATGGCCTCCGGTCTTTCGTGAGCATCCCTGATATTCAGTGCTCTGAAATTAAGGATCGATGACTCTTCAGAAATGGTTCCCGAATCAGAAAGCACGGCA containing:
- a CDS encoding glycosyltransferase family 4 protein, producing MSKKVLIHSIVFAPDAVSTAYLYNDIAYNLKKNGFEVEVLSTMPHYNKVESDLVKTKFQKKFLGLYYTSDYKGIKVYHVPQKKYNSVLLRGFIMIYWHVLSFFLGLKIKNVDVIISPSPPLTIALVSIALAKLKKARFIYNVQEIYPDFFVNQGKMKSKSVLKILKKLERFVYKQSDSLITIDQNFRDTLAQRMEDPEKIEIIANFVDTELYHPILHPVVNRSIFPENDTLKVMYAGNIGFAQDWEPLIEVAKRTRELPVTYFVIGDGACRSWLKDEIEKYQLNNISLIDYQARESIPHIINYADLHFIFMNRKLEKDGLPSKVYTIMACKKPLLVISNKNTPLYDLLENTGAAFLIENASNDVNKELSAVIKESLDKKKLLREMGEKGFDLVQQHYTKEKVTEKYYKHIRKLINS